In one Mucilaginibacter ginsenosidivorax genomic region, the following are encoded:
- a CDS encoding YfiT family bacillithiol transferase, producing the protein MTDEQMKFPIGKFAPPASYTDENIREWVDDLRTLPGKLRNAIAGLNYQELDTPYRTGGWTLRQVIHHLADSHMNSITRFKLALTETNPVIKPYEEADWALLPDYRLPVESSLKILEGIHIHMVALFESFTENEWERTFVHPASGDTVSLKKGLALYSWHSKHHLAHITETVKKFARD; encoded by the coding sequence ATGACAGACGAACAAATGAAGTTCCCGATTGGGAAATTTGCACCACCGGCATCTTACACCGACGAAAACATTCGCGAATGGGTAGATGATCTGCGCACATTGCCAGGTAAATTGCGTAATGCAATAGCCGGTTTAAACTACCAGGAACTGGATACCCCGTACCGTACCGGCGGATGGACATTGAGGCAAGTGATCCACCACCTGGCCGATAGCCACATGAACTCGATTACCCGGTTTAAGCTTGCACTCACCGAAACCAATCCTGTTATAAAGCCATATGAAGAAGCCGACTGGGCTTTACTGCCCGATTATCGCCTGCCGGTAGAATCGTCATTAAAAATATTGGAAGGCATCCATATTCATATGGTAGCCTTATTTGAAAGTTTTACCGAAAACGAATGGGAACGCACTTTTGTACATCCTGCATCGGGCGATACCGTTTCGCTTAAAAAGGGGCTGGCCTTATACTCATGGCATAGCAAGCATCATTTAGCGCATATTACGGAAACGGTGAAGAAATTCGCCCGCGATTAG
- a CDS encoding FAD-dependent oxidoreductase: MIKRLFFVLLLLKCPITYAQTIKTDILVIGGGPAGCSAAIQGARSKIKTVLIEAGPQLCPSMQAQTMVTIGHGHNLPSGIWGEFRKWVTVFYKKTPGYDTAYNAPLRLEPYTGAAIIKKMADTVKNLTTKLNTVVIAIKKDGDGWVVTVNQDSKSQQIKAKLIIDATPNASIAEKLNINFKPVDLIADNHQSAAYRTSIATGDGYPEQNGDKTPPSGNYPQLPLYCIPLSSIVAPGAENLLVTGKLFPGDDIQYLPNQLMLGQGAGAAAAFCAFFKTTTHKLNSRTVQGELLDFKSYLVPFADVNQNDRYFRSVQQVAATGLLKGGQKLDSNVPELLFMPDSAVNTAEIEPVLNDIYTRTFLWFNREKPKPKFTVENTLSLISEITLTDPKTLHISMAKAWKSQYKFQSDFDVNRPITRREFAILVNQFLNPFARTVDLSGRFIN, translated from the coding sequence ATGATAAAAAGACTGTTTTTTGTACTGCTGCTGTTAAAATGCCCCATTACATATGCACAAACCATTAAAACCGATATTTTGGTAATTGGCGGCGGTCCGGCCGGCTGCTCGGCGGCCATACAGGGCGCTCGCAGCAAAATTAAAACAGTACTTATTGAAGCAGGGCCGCAACTATGCCCATCAATGCAAGCCCAAACAATGGTAACCATCGGCCACGGGCACAATCTGCCATCAGGTATCTGGGGCGAATTCCGGAAATGGGTAACGGTGTTTTACAAAAAAACACCTGGATATGACACCGCGTACAATGCCCCGCTCCGTTTAGAACCATACACAGGAGCCGCTATTATTAAAAAAATGGCCGATACGGTTAAAAATCTAACCACGAAGCTAAATACTGTTGTGATTGCGATAAAAAAAGATGGGGACGGCTGGGTGGTAACTGTTAACCAAGATTCAAAATCGCAACAAATAAAAGCAAAGCTGATTATCGATGCTACGCCAAATGCTTCAATAGCCGAAAAATTGAATATCAATTTTAAACCGGTTGATTTAATTGCCGATAATCACCAATCGGCCGCATACCGTACCAGCATTGCAACAGGCGACGGTTATCCGGAGCAAAACGGAGACAAAACCCCTCCTTCGGGCAACTACCCACAACTGCCATTATATTGTATTCCGCTGAGTTCAATTGTAGCTCCTGGTGCCGAGAACCTGTTGGTTACTGGCAAGCTTTTTCCTGGAGATGACATACAATACCTGCCCAACCAACTTATGCTGGGCCAGGGTGCAGGGGCTGCCGCGGCATTTTGTGCGTTTTTTAAAACTACAACCCATAAGTTAAATTCACGCACGGTGCAGGGCGAACTGCTTGATTTTAAAAGTTACCTGGTTCCCTTTGCCGATGTAAACCAAAACGATCGTTATTTTAGGTCGGTGCAGCAGGTTGCTGCAACCGGGTTATTAAAGGGAGGGCAAAAATTGGATAGCAATGTGCCAGAGTTGCTGTTTATGCCCGATTCTGCAGTTAATACCGCCGAGATTGAACCCGTATTAAATGATATTTATACCCGCACATTTTTATGGTTCAACAGGGAAAAACCTAAGCCGAAATTCACGGTCGAAAACACATTATCGCTTATAAGTGAAATAACGTTAACTGATCCTAAAACGCTGCACATCTCCATGGCCAAAGCCTGGAAAAGCCAATATAAATTCCAATCGGATTTTGATGTTAACCGGCCAATAACCCGCCGGGAGTTTGCTATATTGGTTAATCAGTTTTTAAACCCCTTTGCCCGAACAGTGGATTTATCGGGTAGGTTTATAAATTAG